A single genomic interval of Deltaproteobacteria bacterium harbors:
- a CDS encoding class I SAM-dependent methyltransferase, producing MHSGQYNLEVMQIAVNYNKYLLRLVHSFLKNKDAVILDFGAGIGTFADFLSQEDYKILCVEPDQAMGDILKNKHLSVVQTLDDIENESVDYVYSFNVLEHAEEDSLIIKKLYSKLRSGGSILIYVPAFQTLYSSMDKKVGHFRRYTMGELEPKLKEAGFVVNKANYVDSLGFLATVLYKLIGNKRGDLNPTALTAYDKYVFPVSIIFDRFFKKSFGKNLYLLATKPDISQQFG from the coding sequence CGGGCAATATAATCTTGAGGTCATGCAAATCGCAGTAAATTATAATAAATATTTATTGAGATTAGTACATTCATTTTTAAAAAATAAAGACGCTGTTATACTTGATTTTGGCGCAGGAATCGGAACCTTTGCAGATTTTCTTTCTCAAGAAGATTATAAAATACTCTGCGTGGAGCCGGATCAAGCAATGGGTGATATTTTAAAAAACAAACATCTTTCTGTTGTGCAAACCTTGGATGATATCGAAAATGAAAGTGTGGATTATGTTTACTCATTCAATGTACTGGAGCATGCTGAAGAGGATTCTTTAATAATAAAAAAGCTCTACAGCAAACTGCGTTCCGGAGGGAGCATTTTGATTTATGTGCCTGCCTTTCAGACCTTATATAGCAGCATGGATAAAAAAGTGGGACATTTCCGCAGATATACAATGGGAGAATTGGAACCTAAATTAAAAGAAGCAGGGTTTGTGGTTAATAAAGCCAATTATGTTGATAGTCTTGGTTTTTTAGCCACCGTACTCTATAAGTTAATCGGGAACAAACGGGGAGACCTGAATCCAACGGCTTTAACAGCTTACGATAAATATGTATTCCCTGTCAGTATAATCTTCGACCGCTTTTTCAAGAAATCCTTCGGCAAGAATCTTTATCTGCTTGCGACAAAGCCTGACATTTCACAACAATTCGGATAA